One Glutamicibacter halophytocola DNA segment encodes these proteins:
- the rbfA gene encoding 30S ribosome-binding factor RbfA, with the protein MADSARAARLAKRVQVLMAQSLRNVIKDERIDNVTVTDARVTNDLQHATVYYTVFGDDEMKKDVAAMLEKRGGALRKELGRNLTIRLTPTLAFVADEIPEGASHLEELLAKAREKDAEVAALREGKDFAGDQDPYKKDEDAEEA; encoded by the coding sequence ATGGCTGATTCAGCCCGCGCCGCACGCCTGGCCAAGCGCGTGCAGGTCCTCATGGCCCAGTCGCTGCGCAATGTCATCAAGGACGAGCGCATCGACAATGTCACCGTGACCGATGCCCGCGTCACCAACGACCTGCAGCACGCCACGGTGTACTACACCGTCTTCGGCGATGACGAGATGAAGAAAGACGTCGCTGCCATGCTCGAGAAGCGTGGCGGTGCACTGCGCAAGGAATTGGGCCGCAATCTGACCATTCGCCTGACCCCGACGCTGGCTTTCGTTGCTGACGAAATCCCCGAGGGTGCCTCGCACCTGGAGGAGCTGCTGGCCAAGGCCCGCGAAAAGGACGCCGAGGTTGCGGCGCTGCGCGAAGGCAAGGACTTCGCCGGTGACCAGGACCCGTACAAGAAGGACGAAGACGCCGAAGAAGCCTAA
- a CDS encoding YdeI/OmpD-associated family protein, with translation MPEFTTTLSATGGNNVGIVVPDDIVLGFGRGKRVPVVVCIDGDYTYRNSISSMHGQFLISFNAETRAATGKGAGDEVTVNLELDEEPRTVEVPEPLAVLLSAEPELLEAWNKLSYSKQRGHVDPIVAARGEDTRTRRVEKVIKALRSQ, from the coding sequence ATGCCAGAATTCACTACAACGCTCAGCGCCACTGGCGGGAACAACGTGGGCATCGTCGTTCCCGATGACATCGTGCTTGGATTCGGCCGTGGCAAACGCGTCCCGGTCGTCGTATGCATTGACGGGGACTACACCTACCGGAACAGCATTTCTTCCATGCATGGACAGTTCCTTATTTCCTTCAACGCGGAAACCAGGGCGGCCACGGGCAAGGGCGCGGGCGACGAAGTCACGGTCAACCTCGAACTGGACGAAGAGCCGCGGACAGTCGAAGTACCTGAACCGCTGGCCGTGCTGCTCTCCGCGGAGCCAGAGCTCCTTGAAGCCTGGAACAAGCTGTCCTACAGCAAGCAGCGAGGCCACGTGGATCCCATCGTGGCAGCCCGCGGCGAGGACACCAGGACGCGCCGGGTCGAGAAGGTCATCAAGGCGCTGCGCAGCCAATAG
- a CDS encoding MarR family winged helix-turn-helix transcriptional regulator has protein sequence MSMESPEEISVGTLLFIAQRAFEEEIAAELHEQGFQFTMAQGRLAARIAQQGSRLTDLADAAGITKQSAAYLLKELKSSGLVQSQPDPQDARAQRVLLTDRGHAAQQAARDIERGIEHRWSQLIGAADFAHLKRILESLRPHLDRHQPGAD, from the coding sequence ATGTCAATGGAATCGCCCGAGGAAATATCGGTTGGAACGCTTCTGTTCATCGCGCAACGGGCCTTCGAAGAAGAAATCGCCGCTGAGCTGCATGAACAAGGATTCCAATTCACTATGGCGCAGGGCCGGCTAGCCGCGCGCATCGCCCAACAGGGCAGCCGGCTGACCGACCTGGCAGACGCCGCTGGAATCACCAAGCAAAGCGCGGCCTATCTGCTCAAGGAGCTGAAAAGCTCTGGCCTGGTGCAGAGCCAGCCAGACCCCCAGGATGCGCGTGCCCAACGAGTGCTGCTGACCGATCGGGGCCATGCCGCCCAGCAAGCCGCACGCGATATTGAACGAGGCATCGAGCACCGCTGGTCGCAGCTGATCGGCGCCGCAGACTTCGCGCACTTGAAGAGAATCCTGGAAAGCTTGCGCCCGCACCTGGATCGGCATCAGCCAGGAGCAGACTAG
- a CDS encoding maleylpyruvate isomerase family mycothiol-dependent enzyme, producing the protein MNKGRIWETVIEQRLQLAGILRRLDPEQWATPSLCVGWTVQDVAAHMISAPQLGPAAILKLMPQMLRYGYNGTTLHDGQRRGRAGAASILSQFDRFATVPRGPAVVSMRETLTDSLVHFQDIGRPLSIEHDMPLDAAVEVARRLAHTGLLLGSRPMLKSLRMVATDADYSQGSGDEISGPIAELVMLRAGRAPRWELLQGPGVDVAREKWLARRPSET; encoded by the coding sequence ATGAACAAGGGGCGGATCTGGGAAACCGTCATTGAGCAGCGGCTGCAGCTTGCAGGAATTCTGCGCAGGCTGGATCCCGAGCAATGGGCAACGCCATCACTTTGTGTCGGGTGGACGGTGCAAGACGTGGCCGCACACATGATCAGTGCTCCGCAGCTGGGCCCCGCCGCCATCCTGAAGCTGATGCCGCAAATGCTGCGCTACGGCTACAACGGGACGACGCTGCATGACGGGCAGCGGCGTGGACGGGCCGGGGCTGCATCCATACTCAGCCAATTCGATCGCTTTGCCACGGTGCCTCGCGGACCGGCCGTGGTGAGCATGCGCGAAACCCTGACCGATTCCTTGGTGCATTTCCAGGACATCGGTCGCCCCTTGTCCATTGAGCACGACATGCCGCTGGACGCCGCGGTGGAGGTCGCACGCCGGTTGGCGCACACGGGACTTCTGCTCGGAAGCCGCCCCATGCTCAAATCCCTGCGCATGGTGGCAACTGACGCTGATTACAGCCAGGGCAGCGGCGATGAGATCTCCGGCCCCATCGCCGAACTGGTCATGCTGCGGGCCGGACGGGCACCGCGCTGGGAGCTGCTGCAAGGACCAGGAGTTGACGTGGCCCGCGAAAAGTGGCTCGCTCGTCGTCCGTCCGAAACCTAG
- a CDS encoding molybdopterin-dependent oxidoreductase gives MFAVAQFASAFLSSASSPFFALGSAIIDLTPPWLKDFAIATFGTNDKLALFVSIGIVATLLAALIGVLAKRSFAWACTVIVALAVVLGSAVAARASTGALDIVPTVLGAIAGIGILRWLTNLAGAAAPGSPAGASSNNAPAAGTSRRNFLLGSAASLAAAALATGVSTSLSATRNMAAAARKALRLPAARTKVKDLPQGVQIDEPGMPRFITPNPDFYRIDTALSVPQIDPSQWSLRIHGMVENEFTLNFDELMAEELVETYLTLTCVSNPVGGDLIGNAKWLGYPLRKLLERAAPQAGADMVLSTSHDGFSASTPLEVLTDDRMALLAVGMNGEPLPFEHGFPVRMVVPGLYGYVSATKWVVDLEVTRFQDKTAYWTTRGWSERGPIKMSSRIDTPRSFAKVPSGEVVLGGTAWAQTRGISRVQVQIDDGPWEDAQLAEEATLDTWRQWRHVWSGARPGMHTGRVRAYDASGELQTSDRANPVPNGASGWHQVQFSVE, from the coding sequence ATGTTTGCCGTTGCACAGTTTGCCTCGGCGTTCCTCAGCAGCGCTTCCTCGCCGTTCTTCGCGCTGGGCTCGGCCATCATCGATTTGACTCCGCCATGGCTCAAGGACTTCGCCATCGCGACCTTCGGCACTAATGACAAGCTCGCATTGTTCGTCTCTATCGGCATTGTGGCAACACTGCTGGCTGCCCTGATCGGAGTGCTGGCCAAACGGAGTTTTGCCTGGGCCTGCACCGTCATCGTGGCCCTCGCCGTCGTGTTGGGCAGCGCTGTGGCAGCTCGTGCGTCAACCGGCGCCCTCGATATAGTTCCGACAGTGCTCGGTGCCATTGCCGGCATCGGGATTCTGCGTTGGCTCACCAATCTGGCCGGCGCTGCGGCCCCGGGATCGCCAGCGGGTGCAAGCTCCAACAATGCCCCTGCCGCTGGCACCAGCCGCAGGAACTTCCTGCTGGGCTCGGCAGCGTCGCTTGCTGCTGCGGCCCTGGCCACCGGCGTTTCCACGTCGTTGTCGGCAACCCGCAACATGGCTGCCGCTGCCCGCAAGGCGCTGAGGCTGCCAGCGGCCCGCACCAAGGTCAAGGATCTGCCCCAAGGCGTCCAGATTGACGAGCCTGGCATGCCGCGCTTCATCACTCCCAACCCGGATTTCTACCGGATCGACACCGCGCTGTCGGTACCCCAGATTGATCCATCCCAGTGGTCCCTGCGCATCCACGGCATGGTGGAGAACGAATTCACGCTGAACTTCGACGAGCTGATGGCCGAAGAACTCGTGGAAACCTATCTCACGTTGACCTGCGTTTCCAACCCGGTGGGCGGCGATCTGATTGGCAATGCCAAGTGGCTGGGCTATCCGCTGCGCAAGCTCTTGGAACGGGCAGCTCCGCAAGCCGGAGCCGATATGGTCCTGTCCACCTCCCATGACGGATTCAGCGCGTCCACGCCCCTGGAAGTCCTGACCGATGACCGGATGGCCCTGCTGGCCGTGGGCATGAACGGCGAGCCATTGCCGTTCGAGCACGGCTTCCCGGTGCGCATGGTGGTTCCCGGACTTTATGGCTACGTCTCGGCCACCAAATGGGTGGTCGATTTGGAAGTGACGAGGTTCCAGGACAAAACCGCCTACTGGACCACGCGCGGATGGTCAGAACGCGGCCCCATCAAGATGTCCTCGCGAATCGATACCCCGCGGTCCTTTGCCAAGGTCCCTTCGGGAGAGGTCGTGCTTGGCGGAACGGCTTGGGCCCAGACCCGGGGCATTTCGCGGGTGCAGGTGCAGATCGATGATGGCCCGTGGGAAGATGCGCAACTGGCTGAAGAGGCCACCTTGGATACCTGGCGGCAGTGGCGCCATGTCTGGTCCGGGGCACGCCCCGGAATGCACACTGGCCGGGTGCGGGCCTACGACGCATCCGGAGAATTGCAGACCAGTGACAGGGCCAATCCGGTACCTAATGGTGCCAGCGGCTGGCATCAGGTGCAGTTCTCGGTGGAATGA